One Tunturibacter gelidoferens genomic region harbors:
- a CDS encoding EamA family transporter has protein sequence MPHFILFTLIVVAGTGGELCVSRAMKVVGEAPSLRPAEVAKVILRALRVPWMWLGGGMMAVAFFALLVALSIYDVSFVVPVTALSYVAGAFGGVVFLREHVDFQRWIGVLLVAIGVTLVFLGKN, from the coding sequence TTGCCGCATTTCATTCTGTTCACGCTGATCGTTGTCGCCGGAACGGGCGGCGAGTTATGTGTCTCCCGCGCGATGAAGGTTGTTGGAGAGGCCCCAAGTTTGCGTCCAGCGGAGGTCGCAAAGGTAATTCTGAGAGCACTGCGCGTCCCTTGGATGTGGCTTGGGGGTGGAATGATGGCGGTAGCGTTCTTTGCCCTACTGGTAGCCTTGTCAATCTACGACGTGAGTTTCGTCGTCCCTGTAACGGCGTTGAGCTACGTGGCGGGTGCCTTTGGAGGGGTCGTGTTTCTGCGCGAACATGTAGACTTTCAACGCTGGATCGGAGTCTTGCTGGTTGCGATCGGCGTCACACTGGTGTTTTTGGGAAAGAACTAA
- a CDS encoding EamA family transporter: protein MTPQKPLHLKTYLLIAVMVIAGPLGNVLLGKGMKHIGEPVIWPPLQLLHTGLNIFTSASIWLGITSLITFFVAYMLVLSWADYSFVQPASSLAYGMVALLGYLMLGERVSPLRWAGIAVICLGVFVVGRTNPRTTRQV from the coding sequence ATGACGCCACAAAAGCCTTTGCATCTTAAGACCTACTTACTGATCGCAGTAATGGTGATCGCCGGTCCACTGGGCAACGTTCTGCTAGGCAAGGGAATGAAGCATATCGGTGAACCAGTCATCTGGCCTCCCTTGCAACTGCTCCACACTGGGCTGAATATCTTTACATCCGCGTCGATCTGGTTGGGAATCACGTCGCTGATTACATTCTTCGTAGCCTACATGCTGGTGTTGTCGTGGGCCGATTATAGCTTCGTGCAGCCTGCATCCTCGCTGGCTTACGGCATGGTCGCGCTACTCGGGTATCTGATGTTGGGTGAAAGAGTCTCTCCGTTGAGATGGGCCGGCATCGCGGTTATTTGCCTGGGCGTTTTTGTGGTCGGCCGCACCAATCCTCGCACGACGAGGCAGGTTTAG
- a CDS encoding OmpA family protein: MSPAHNSDHGDQPSLRAKREAVFHENVQDALFDYDSAEIRADAQAAIEHAAQYLKENPSIRVQVGDYADGRGSAEYNLALGEERANAARNALIAAGVDADRIQVISYRKEANMHR, encoded by the coding sequence ATCTCGCCCGCTCACAACTCTGATCATGGAGATCAACCCTCTCTCCGGGCTAAGAGAGAAGCCGTCTTTCATGAAAATGTTCAAGATGCTCTCTTCGATTACGACAGCGCAGAGATCAGAGCCGACGCCCAAGCTGCAATCGAACATGCTGCTCAGTATCTGAAAGAAAATCCATCTATTCGGGTGCAGGTTGGCGATTACGCGGATGGGCGCGGCTCAGCCGAATACAACCTGGCGCTTGGGGAAGAACGCGCAAACGCCGCGCGCAACGCGCTGATTGCAGCAGGGGTTGATGCAGATCGAATTCAGGTCATCAGTTACCGAAAGGAAGCAAATATGCACCGCTGA
- a CDS encoding c-type heme family protein, giving the protein MYKEATLNPTNLQDRAVDWEIDVIDAFRNKADLKEFVGERETATGPSLYLAHPIKTESGCLECHTLPSVAPKTMVEKYGSTNGFGWKLNEIVGAQIVSVPMAVPIQIASRAFKTLLWSLVTTFAAILLAIDLVLYYLIILPLRKLSAVADRVSLGQLDQPELPVRGKDEMAQLTASFNRLVVTVVKALRMLG; this is encoded by the coding sequence ATGTACAAGGAGGCCACGCTCAACCCTACCAACCTCCAGGACCGTGCCGTCGATTGGGAGATCGATGTCATTGATGCCTTTCGCAACAAGGCGGACTTGAAGGAGTTCGTCGGCGAGCGGGAAACCGCTACTGGCCCTTCGCTCTATCTCGCTCACCCCATCAAGACGGAGTCAGGCTGTCTGGAGTGCCATACACTGCCCTCCGTCGCTCCAAAAACCATGGTCGAAAAATATGGATCGACGAACGGTTTCGGGTGGAAACTCAACGAAATCGTTGGTGCCCAAATCGTCTCCGTGCCGATGGCTGTCCCTATCCAGATTGCGTCAAGGGCGTTCAAAACTCTCCTCTGGTCTCTGGTCACGACATTTGCTGCCATACTGCTCGCTATCGATCTCGTGCTTTACTACCTCATCATCCTGCCGCTGCGCAAGCTTTCCGCGGTCGCCGACCGTGTCAGTCTCGGCCAGCTCGACCAGCCCGAACTACCCGTTCGCGGCAAGGATGAAATGGCCCAGCTCACCGCATCCTTCAATCGCCTGGTAGTCACCGTAGTAAAGGCCTTGCGAATGCTCGGCTAG
- a CDS encoding ABATE domain-containing protein, producing the protein MRVNAAFLDLLQSDEDVLIWLRQAGYPTPRTPRIDGRTGSVALLRSARRLRESVRSLVESRKMGQRGDPFILNSILAASRSYPQLVWRGPNAVEIETVRRQETAGSILAPVAEAAAELLTTADFDLIKHCEDDTCSLWFSDQTKSHNRRWCSMEICGNRNKVAAYRVRDRNRRPPTS; encoded by the coding sequence ATGAGAGTGAATGCAGCGTTTCTGGACCTCTTGCAGAGCGACGAGGATGTGCTCATCTGGCTAAGGCAAGCCGGATATCCGACTCCACGAACTCCACGAATTGACGGCAGGACCGGATCGGTCGCGCTGCTACGCTCCGCACGAAGGCTGCGAGAGAGCGTCCGGTCCCTTGTCGAATCGCGAAAGATGGGACAGCGGGGAGATCCCTTTATCCTTAACAGTATCTTAGCGGCTAGCCGGAGCTACCCACAGTTGGTTTGGAGAGGACCCAACGCAGTGGAGATTGAGACGGTTAGACGGCAAGAGACGGCCGGATCAATTTTAGCGCCTGTAGCGGAAGCTGCTGCCGAACTCCTCACGACAGCCGATTTTGATCTCATAAAACACTGCGAGGATGACACCTGCTCGCTTTGGTTCTCCGACCAGACTAAGTCACACAATCGGCGCTGGTGCAGCATGGAAATATGTGGAAACCGCAACAAAGTGGCAGCTTATCGCGTGCGGGATCGGAACCGAAGACCTCCGACCAGTTGA
- a CDS encoding SphA family protein has protein sequence MPGQFGLNAGVVPSPGLTYANLALNYSASSLNDANGNHRPNVVGTYGFWADENIFYFVLKKKILGASFAPYISVNVANGSLVADISGTNLGASGGGSGFGDLWVQPVNLGWHLKRADIVAGYAFVAPTGRFVAGASNNVGSGYWGNDLTFGTTVYVTKNKGTSLNLSTDWETHGQKTGTALTPGKTFTTEWGAGQVLPLKKDFSRLLQLGVIGYDQWQVSANSGTIGNLPASSVPFYSVHAVGLQSNFILPPKNLNFFFKYLNEYKAISRPEGRTIVFGGSWTLRIPKPAAPKP, from the coding sequence GTGCCCGGACAATTCGGGCTGAATGCTGGCGTAGTTCCTTCCCCCGGACTGACCTACGCCAATTTAGCGCTCAACTACTCCGCAAGCTCACTGAATGACGCGAATGGAAACCATCGCCCCAATGTGGTCGGTACTTACGGCTTCTGGGCCGACGAAAACATCTTCTACTTTGTCCTAAAGAAGAAGATTTTAGGCGCATCTTTCGCTCCCTACATCTCTGTCAATGTCGCAAACGGCAGTCTGGTTGCCGACATCTCCGGAACTAATCTGGGTGCTTCTGGTGGAGGATCAGGATTTGGAGACTTGTGGGTCCAGCCCGTCAACCTCGGCTGGCATCTCAAGCGGGCCGACATCGTCGCCGGCTACGCGTTCGTCGCCCCGACCGGACGCTTCGTTGCTGGAGCGAGTAACAATGTAGGCTCGGGATATTGGGGCAACGATTTAACCTTTGGCACAACTGTTTACGTTACAAAGAACAAGGGAACCAGCTTAAACTTGTCCACCGATTGGGAGACACATGGACAGAAGACAGGAACTGCGCTGACGCCGGGAAAAACCTTTACTACTGAGTGGGGAGCGGGCCAAGTCCTTCCACTCAAAAAAGACTTTAGCAGACTGCTTCAACTCGGTGTAATCGGATACGACCAGTGGCAGGTCTCTGCTAACAGCGGAACGATAGGCAATCTACCTGCGAGTAGCGTGCCGTTCTACTCCGTTCACGCAGTAGGCCTCCAGAGCAACTTCATACTTCCCCCCAAAAATCTCAACTTCTTCTTCAAGTACCTAAACGAGTACAAAGCGATCTCACGTCCCGAGGGCAGAACAATTGTGTTCGGAGGTTCGTGGACCTTGCGAATTCCTAAGCCGGCCGCGCCTAAGCCGTAA
- a CDS encoding LysR family transcriptional regulator, whose protein sequence is MESAIKSPAKLASNTQGEQNTSGLLSSDAVLDILRLIRLIGMRFVSILAWGGRTPMDADDLRIVDAVARIGSMNRAAAELNMVQSNVTSRIRLLEEELGVQLFVRHSRGVEPSEAGLRLLSYVEQIRALFQQAITAVKEDGTPKGKLRIGMLETTAGLRLPTLVAQYAQEYPRVELAVMTGTTTSLINQVVEHELDGAFVAGPVHHQELSEELLFLEDLVLVSPLSVRNFDDLAKVENLKAIVFRQGCSYRQRLGSILDGLGIRYTVMEFASLDAIITCITAGVGITLLPKTLVERLWTDQSVTVHELPVDQAQVETVFVRRHDRYSTSALNAFLGMSRQISNIGTLDRQVEAID, encoded by the coding sequence ATGGAGTCAGCAATAAAATCTCCCGCGAAGCTGGCATCGAACACGCAAGGCGAGCAGAATACTTCAGGCCTGCTTTCCTCCGACGCGGTGCTCGACATTCTCCGATTGATTCGACTGATTGGAATGAGATTCGTCTCTATACTGGCATGGGGAGGCAGGACGCCCATGGACGCAGATGACTTGAGGATTGTGGACGCCGTGGCAAGAATCGGCAGCATGAACCGGGCGGCAGCTGAACTGAACATGGTGCAATCAAATGTCACCTCCCGCATTCGCCTCCTGGAGGAAGAGCTCGGCGTTCAGCTATTCGTCAGGCATAGCCGTGGTGTGGAGCCGAGTGAAGCGGGTCTACGCCTTCTTTCCTATGTGGAGCAGATACGTGCACTGTTCCAGCAAGCCATCACGGCGGTCAAAGAGGATGGAACTCCAAAGGGCAAACTGCGTATCGGAATGCTGGAGACCACAGCTGGATTGCGGCTTCCCACACTCGTAGCCCAATATGCACAGGAATATCCGAGGGTTGAGTTGGCCGTCATGACGGGGACTACGACATCTCTGATTAATCAGGTGGTGGAACACGAATTGGATGGTGCCTTTGTGGCTGGACCTGTTCACCATCAAGAACTGAGCGAGGAATTACTATTCCTCGAAGACCTTGTCCTCGTAAGCCCTTTATCCGTACGGAACTTCGATGACCTCGCCAAAGTTGAAAACCTCAAAGCAATCGTGTTTCGACAGGGTTGTTCTTACCGTCAAAGGCTCGGCTCTATCCTCGATGGGCTAGGTATTCGTTACACCGTAATGGAATTTGCATCTCTCGATGCAATCATTACCTGCATCACTGCAGGCGTAGGCATAACGCTGCTACCGAAGACGCTGGTGGAGAGACTCTGGACAGATCAGTCCGTCACTGTGCACGAACTCCCAGTGGATCAGGCACAGGTAGAGACTGTATTTGTTAGACGACATGATCGCTATTCGACGAGCGCACTCAACGCTTTCTTAGGAATGAGTCGTCAGATCTCGAACATTGGGACACTCGATCGGCAAGTGGAAGCTATCGACTAA
- a CDS encoding RidA family protein, producing the protein MVSPKGSQPASAERRLQDLGIVLPNAPHPLGAYVEAVQSGSLFFLSGMLPVKDGKLQFVGRRGKELDESAGRDALRTATLNALSAAKAHVGSLDRVTRVVSVKVYLATDGDFYNQPIVADAASELLRDVFGEDKMSVRSVLGVTALPLGAPVMLEVTFEVENKEGGS; encoded by the coding sequence ATGGTAAGCCCGAAGGGCTCGCAGCCGGCTAGCGCGGAGCGCCGGCTGCAGGACCTTGGGATCGTGCTCCCCAATGCGCCCCACCCCCTTGGCGCCTACGTCGAGGCCGTCCAGTCAGGCAGCCTTTTCTTCCTCAGCGGAATGCTGCCGGTCAAGGATGGCAAGCTTCAATTCGTTGGGCGGCGAGGCAAAGAGCTCGACGAATCTGCCGGGCGGGACGCTTTGCGAACCGCGACTCTGAATGCTCTTTCCGCTGCGAAGGCGCACGTAGGGTCGCTGGACCGCGTGACGAGGGTTGTCAGCGTGAAGGTCTATCTGGCAACAGACGGAGACTTTTATAACCAGCCTATTGTTGCGGACGCAGCATCGGAGCTTCTCCGCGATGTATTTGGAGAGGACAAGATGTCCGTGCGGTCCGTATTAGGAGTAACCGCCTTGCCTCTCGGTGCGCCGGTCATGCTTGAGGTAACGTTCGAAGTCGAGAACAAAGAAGGCGGAAGCTAA
- a CDS encoding SDR family NAD(P)-dependent oxidoreductase, translating to MTGASQGIGAAVVKAFLERGYNVVGTSRSASKSAELKASDKLVLVDGDIGQAATAKKVVDAAVQKFGSIDAVVNNAGIFVAKPFVDYSADDFRSLVSTNLEGYIYITQLAVKQMLAQKSGGSVVAITTSLVKNPIAGVSASVQMITKGGLESITVSLASEYAKEHIRFNAVAPGIVDTPLHKDNPKDFLKTLSPMGTISTSEEIASAVVYLTESRQITGEVLHVDGGQHNGKW from the coding sequence GTGACGGGCGCCTCCCAGGGAATCGGCGCTGCAGTCGTAAAAGCGTTCCTGGAACGCGGCTATAACGTAGTGGGCACCTCTCGCAGCGCGTCAAAGTCGGCTGAGTTAAAGGCTTCCGACAAGCTTGTGTTGGTGGACGGAGATATCGGTCAGGCTGCCACGGCAAAGAAGGTGGTCGATGCAGCTGTTCAGAAGTTCGGCTCGATTGATGCGGTTGTCAACAACGCTGGCATTTTCGTGGCGAAGCCCTTTGTTGATTACAGCGCCGACGATTTCCGTTCGCTGGTCTCCACGAATCTCGAAGGCTACATCTACATCACCCAGCTCGCGGTCAAGCAGATGCTCGCTCAGAAGTCGGGCGGAAGCGTCGTGGCCATCACGACATCGCTGGTTAAAAATCCCATCGCTGGCGTATCGGCATCCGTGCAGATGATCACGAAGGGCGGTCTCGAGTCCATCACGGTCAGCCTGGCGTCAGAGTATGCGAAGGAACACATTCGCTTCAATGCGGTTGCACCCGGGATCGTTGATACTCCCCTTCACAAAGACAACCCAAAGGACTTCCTCAAAACCTTGTCGCCGATGGGCACGATCTCCACTTCGGAGGAAATTGCAAGCGCAGTGGTCTATCTCACTGAATCGCGCCAGATCACTGGGGAGGTGCTGCACGTAGACGGCGGTCAGCACAACGGCAAATGGTAA
- a CDS encoding protein kinase domain-containing protein yields MAWLPGIRVGSYEIVDVLGDGGMGKVFRVRHLISDRTEAMKVLLAASSASQEMLDRFTREIRVLATLNHPNIAVLHTAFHHEDSL; encoded by the coding sequence ATGGCTTGGCTTCCAGGAATTCGTGTTGGGTCATACGAGATAGTCGATGTGCTCGGCGACGGCGGAATGGGTAAGGTGTTTCGCGTGCGGCATCTGATCTCAGACCGCACGGAGGCGATGAAAGTACTGCTCGCAGCGTCTTCCGCGAGCCAGGAGATGCTGGATCGGTTTACGAGAGAGATTCGGGTGCTGGCCACACTGAATCATCCAAACATTGCCGTGCTGCATACTGCATTTCATCATGAAGACAGCTTGTGA